One Candidatus Zixiibacteriota bacterium genomic window carries:
- a CDS encoding geranylgeranylglyceryl/heptaprenylglyceryl phosphate synthase, which yields MKSVFEGLMKVRAERGAGFFLLLDPDRIAEKDIITLTEAAGDCEVDALLVGTSFMLCTNFHKIVREIKVHSSIPVIIFPGSHSQIAPDADAILFTSLISGRNPQYLIDEQVKGAPIIKEYGLEPIPTGYMLIESGRYTSVQHISQTFPIPSDKADIACAHALAAQYFGMKLVFMEAGSGTVESVPADMIAAVAEYVTIPIMVGGGIKRPEEAESKIIAGASFVVVGNQFEKDNDSALLREFTAAVHTQERVGI from the coding sequence ATGAAATCGGTTTTTGAAGGACTTATGAAAGTCAGAGCCGAAAGAGGGGCGGGCTTCTTTCTTCTCCTTGATCCCGACCGGATTGCCGAAAAAGATATTATCACTCTGACCGAAGCGGCGGGGGATTGCGAAGTTGATGCTCTTCTGGTCGGCACCAGTTTTATGCTCTGTACCAATTTCCATAAGATTGTCCGGGAGATTAAAGTTCATAGCAGTATTCCGGTGATAATTTTCCCCGGTTCGCACAGCCAGATTGCCCCTGATGCCGATGCCATTCTTTTTACTTCGCTCATTTCCGGCCGTAATCCGCAATATCTTATTGATGAGCAGGTCAAGGGAGCACCGATTATAAAAGAGTACGGCCTAGAGCCGATACCGACCGGCTATATGCTGATTGAATCCGGGAGATATACATCGGTACAACATATCTCGCAAACCTTTCCGATTCCCTCGGATAAAGCCGATATCGCCTGCGCCCATGCTCTGGCGGCACAATATTTCGGAATGAAATTGGTTTTTATGGAGGCCGGTTCCGGGACGGTTGAATCGGTGCCGGCTGATATGATTGCGGCTGTTGCGGAATACGTTACGATTCCCATAATGGTTGGCGGTGGGATAAAACGACCCGAAGAAGCCGAAAGCAAGATCATAGCGGGAGCATCTTTTGTAGTGGTTGGGAATCAATTCGAGAAAGATAATGACTCTGCGCTTCTTCGCGAATTCACCGCTGCCGTGCATACTCAGGAAAGAGTGGGGATATGA
- a CDS encoding SIS domain-containing protein → MNREERIELILREAEDSAQLRRKVAEALSGPLVDLAETISAVIGSGGKILICGNGGSAADSSHMAAEMIVRLTAQRNRQSLPAIALTADSAIVTAAANDFGFENVFVRQIQGLAHKGDMLFLISTSGNSANLLHAAETAREMGLITVALLGHTGGKLAALVDKKLVIPHHSVQRIQEEQIFLIHLLVELVESDLFG, encoded by the coding sequence ATGAACAGAGAGGAAAGAATCGAGCTGATTCTCAGGGAGGCGGAGGATTCCGCACAGTTGCGCCGTAAGGTGGCCGAGGCATTATCCGGGCCGCTGGTTGACCTGGCCGAAACGATCTCGGCGGTCATAGGAAGCGGCGGTAAAATTCTGATATGCGGCAACGGCGGTTCCGCCGCCGATAGTTCCCATATGGCCGCGGAGATGATTGTCCGGCTGACCGCTCAAAGAAACCGCCAATCCCTTCCTGCAATTGCTCTCACGGCTGATTCTGCCATTGTCACCGCTGCCGCCAATGATTTCGGATTTGAAAATGTCTTTGTTCGCCAGATTCAGGGGCTGGCGCATAAAGGGGATATGCTTTTTCTGATTTCCACCTCAGGCAATTCCGCCAACCTTCTGCATGCCGCCGAAACAGCCCGTGAAATGGGGCTTATCACGGTTGCCCTTCTGGGTCATACCGGCGGCAAACTGGCCGCGCTGGTGGATAAAAAGCTGGTCATCCCTCATCATTCGGTCCAGCGAATTCAGGAGGAGCAGATTTTTCTGATCCATCTTCTGGTCGAACTGGTCGAAAGTGATCTTTTCGGATGA